In Clostridium sp. SY8519, one genomic interval encodes:
- a CDS encoding GTP pyrophosphokinase family protein: MKKRLSQIPFQESVDSWESLMFLYNSAIREVRTKLDILNDEFQHIHRYNPIEYIESRLKSPESIMKKLTRHGYETTMQNMVDHVSDIAGVRLVCSFTSDIYRIAEMICNLRQFEVVKIKDYIKQPKQSGYRSYHIIVNVPIYTTTDIVYTKAEIQIRTIAMDFWASLEHKIQYKFEGNTPVQISRDLRSCADIVSMLDEKMLSLNEEISQANPGRSEE; encoded by the coding sequence ATGAAAAAACGACTTTCGCAGATTCCATTTCAGGAAAGCGTAGATTCCTGGGAGAGTCTGATGTTCCTGTACAATTCTGCGATTCGTGAGGTCCGTACGAAACTGGATATCCTGAATGATGAGTTCCAGCATATCCACAGATACAATCCCATTGAATACATTGAGTCACGGCTGAAAAGTCCGGAAAGCATTATGAAGAAGCTGACCCGGCATGGCTATGAGACAACCATGCAGAATATGGTGGATCATGTCAGCGATATCGCCGGCGTGCGCCTGGTGTGCTCCTTCACTTCTGATATTTACCGGATTGCCGAGATGATCTGCAATCTGAGACAGTTTGAGGTCGTGAAGATCAAGGACTACATCAAACAGCCGAAACAGAGCGGATATCGGAGCTATCACATTATCGTCAATGTGCCGATCTATACCACGACGGACATTGTCTATACCAAGGCGGAGATTCAGATCCGCACCATTGCCATGGATTTCTGGGCCAGCCTGGAACACAAGATCCAGTACAAATTTGAAGGAAATACCCCGGTGCAGATCAGCAGGGATCTGCGCAGCTGCGCGGACATCGTATCCATGCTGGATGAAAAGATGCTGTCGCTGAATGAGGAAATCAGCCAGGCAAATCCCGGGCGTTCCGAAGAATAA
- a CDS encoding RNA methyltransferase encodes MITSTGNARIRRIVQLKRKAKTRREEKCFVAEGLRLWEEIPEPLVRELYLSESFAREHSGRMGGRPCEIVSDEVFRYMSDTKTPQGILSVVSMLPDRSSEIFVPGGLWLMLENIQDPGNLGTMFRTAEGAGATGIIMDQTTADVYAPKTVRSTMGSLFRVPFLVTGDLADAAGRIRDKGGKIYAASLAGSKVYDAPDYVPGTAFLVGNEGSGLTEAAVALADANIRIPMGGRLESLNAAVASAILMYEAGRQRRKESCFSSGQKKSQPTE; translated from the coding sequence ATGATTACAAGCACGGGCAATGCCCGCATCCGCAGAATTGTTCAGCTGAAGAGAAAAGCAAAAACCAGACGGGAAGAGAAGTGCTTCGTGGCGGAGGGGCTGCGGCTCTGGGAAGAAATCCCGGAACCGCTGGTCCGGGAGCTGTATCTGTCGGAATCCTTTGCCCGGGAGCACAGCGGCCGGATGGGGGGCAGACCCTGTGAAATCGTCAGCGATGAGGTCTTTCGGTATATGTCCGACACAAAGACGCCCCAGGGGATCCTAAGTGTGGTTTCCATGCTGCCGGACAGAAGCAGTGAGATTTTTGTCCCGGGAGGTCTGTGGCTGATGCTGGAGAACATTCAGGACCCGGGCAATCTGGGCACCATGTTCCGGACCGCGGAGGGCGCAGGGGCCACCGGGATTATCATGGATCAGACCACGGCGGACGTATACGCGCCCAAGACAGTACGGTCCACCATGGGCAGCCTGTTCCGGGTGCCCTTCCTGGTGACAGGGGACCTGGCGGACGCTGCCGGCAGAATCCGGGACAAAGGCGGAAAAATTTATGCCGCCAGCCTGGCAGGCAGTAAGGTGTATGACGCGCCGGACTATGTCCCGGGCACGGCGTTTCTGGTGGGAAATGAGGGCAGCGGACTGACGGAAGCGGCAGTGGCCCTGGCAGATGCCAATATTCGGATCCCCATGGGAGGCCGGCTGGAGTCACTGAACGCAGCCGTGGCTTCCGCAATCCTGATGTATGAAGCGGGCAGACAGCGGAGGAAGGAATCATGTTTCAGCTCTGGGCAAAAGAAATCACAGCCAACCGAATGA
- the pfkA gene encoding 6-phosphofructokinase — MAKEIKKIGVLTSGGDAPGMNAAIRAVVREAIYQGREVVGVKRGYAGLLDGEIVPMQASSVSDTIQRGGTILQTARCPEFMTEEGQAKGAQICKENHIDGMVVIGGDGSFRGAQQLAKHGINTVGIPGTIDLDIGCTDYTIGFDTAINTAMEAIDKIRDTASSHERCSIIEVMGRNAGYIALWCGLANGAEQILLPENYDYDEQKLVDDIIARRKFGKTHYIIVNAEGIGHSSSLARRIEAATGMETRATILGHMQRGGSPTCKDRVYATTMGSIAVDLLCEGKTNRIVGYKDGKFVDFDIDEALAMTKEIPEYQYNIYKHMAI; from the coding sequence ATGGCAAAAGAAATCAAGAAAATCGGTGTACTGACGAGCGGCGGAGACGCGCCGGGGATGAATGCGGCCATTCGCGCAGTAGTCCGGGAAGCGATCTACCAGGGCAGAGAAGTGGTAGGAGTCAAGCGCGGATATGCAGGCCTGCTGGACGGTGAGATCGTGCCGATGCAGGCATCTTCGGTGTCCGATACGATTCAGCGGGGCGGAACGATTCTTCAGACAGCCCGCTGCCCGGAATTCATGACCGAGGAGGGACAGGCCAAAGGCGCGCAGATCTGCAAGGAAAACCACATCGACGGCATGGTGGTCATTGGCGGAGACGGTTCCTTCCGGGGTGCGCAGCAGCTTGCGAAACACGGCATCAATACAGTAGGCATCCCGGGAACCATCGATCTGGATATCGGATGCACGGATTATACCATCGGTTTTGACACAGCCATCAATACAGCCATGGAAGCCATTGACAAAATCAGGGATACCGCCTCTTCCCATGAGCGCTGCAGCATCATAGAGGTTATGGGACGCAATGCCGGCTATATCGCTTTGTGGTGCGGCCTGGCCAACGGCGCGGAACAGATCCTCCTGCCGGAAAATTATGACTATGATGAGCAGAAGCTGGTGGATGATATCATTGCCCGGAGAAAATTCGGCAAAACCCATTACATTATTGTAAACGCGGAGGGAATCGGCCATTCCTCTTCACTGGCCAGAAGAATCGAGGCAGCCACCGGCATGGAGACCAGGGCTACGATCCTGGGGCATATGCAGCGCGGCGGTTCACCGACCTGCAAAGACCGTGTCTATGCCACTACCATGGGGTCCATCGCGGTGGATCTGCTGTGTGAAGGAAAGACCAACCGGATCGTAGGGTACAAAGACGGAAAATTCGTAGACTTTGACATTGATGAAGCACTGGCCATGACAAAGGAAATTCCGGAATACCAGTATAATATTTACAAACATATGGCCATTTAA
- a CDS encoding adenosylhomocysteinase, whose amino-acid sequence MSSIKDINLAPSGAHKIDWVRKNCPLLRSLEADFSREKPFQGIRIALSIHLEAKTAYLCKVLAAGGAEMYITGSNPLSTQDDVAAALAADGLNVYAWYDCSEEEYFGHIRSVLEHNCNIIIDDGGDLVHMLHTEMRDRLPYVIGGCEETTTGIIRLIAMARNNELEFPMVMVNNADCKHLFDNRYGTGQSVFDGINRTTNLIVAGKQVVVAGYGWCGKGVAMRAKGLGARVIVTEINPIKAIEAVMDGFDVMPMEEAAKVGDFFITVTGCAGVIREEHFALMKNGAILCNAGHFDVEIDMKRLREIALDTIDQRKNIVGYQISDGQWIYVLAEGRLVNLAAGDGHPAEIMDMSFAIQALSAKYLVEHKDSLNEKLISVPREVDLEVANRKLRFLGKSIDRLTPEQEAYLNSSNIDI is encoded by the coding sequence ATGAGTTCGATTAAAGATATTAACCTGGCTCCGTCCGGCGCGCATAAAATTGACTGGGTAAGAAAAAACTGTCCGCTTCTGCGCAGTCTTGAGGCAGACTTTTCCCGGGAAAAACCTTTCCAGGGAATCCGCATCGCCCTTTCGATCCACCTGGAGGCCAAAACCGCTTACCTGTGCAAGGTTCTGGCAGCCGGCGGCGCGGAGATGTATATTACCGGCAGCAACCCCCTGTCCACCCAGGACGATGTGGCGGCGGCCCTGGCTGCGGACGGGCTCAATGTATATGCCTGGTATGACTGCAGCGAGGAAGAATACTTCGGGCATATCCGCAGTGTCCTGGAACATAACTGCAACATCATCATCGACGACGGCGGCGACCTGGTGCACATGCTGCACACCGAGATGCGTGACCGTCTGCCCTATGTCATCGGCGGCTGCGAGGAGACCACCACGGGAATCATCCGTCTGATTGCCATGGCCAGAAACAACGAACTGGAATTCCCCATGGTGATGGTCAACAACGCCGACTGCAAGCACCTCTTTGACAACCGTTACGGCACCGGCCAGTCCGTATTTGACGGGATCAACCGTACCACCAATCTGATCGTGGCCGGCAAGCAGGTGGTAGTGGCCGGTTACGGCTGGTGCGGCAAAGGTGTTGCCATGCGTGCCAAGGGACTGGGCGCCCGGGTAATTGTTACCGAAATCAATCCCATCAAGGCCATTGAGGCCGTCATGGACGGTTTTGACGTAATGCCCATGGAAGAAGCCGCCAAAGTCGGCGATTTCTTTATCACGGTGACCGGCTGCGCCGGCGTCATCCGGGAAGAGCATTTCGCTCTTATGAAAAACGGCGCCATCCTCTGCAACGCTGGGCACTTCGATGTGGAAATCGACATGAAACGCCTGCGGGAAATTGCCCTGGATACCATCGACCAGCGCAAAAACATCGTCGGCTATCAGATCTCCGACGGTCAGTGGATCTATGTACTGGCGGAAGGGCGCCTCGTCAACCTGGCTGCCGGCGACGGCCATCCGGCAGAGATCATGGATATGAGTTTCGCGATCCAGGCACTCAGCGCAAAATATCTGGTTGAGCACAAAGACAGCCTGAACGAAAAGCTGATTTCCGTTCCCCGGGAAGTGGATCTGGAAGTAGCAAACCGCAAGCTGCGCTTCCTGGGCAAATCCATCGACCGGCTTACCCCGGAGCAGGAAGCTTATCTGAATTCTTCCAATATCGACATTTGA
- a CDS encoding ribonucleoside triphosphate reductase: MFEVIKRNGETAAFELQKISKALEKAFQAADKSYTQEMIQLLTLRVAADVQDRVQGDRIDVEMIQDSAERVLASAGYSDVAKIYILYRRQREKMRQMKSTFLDYRNIVNSYASEEHPDQEQKERKETVGSLMVSSAGAVTARYWLTEIYAGEAARAHQDGSFFIHDLSRLTPSTAGWSLKSLIREGLGGIPDTPDFGPARHLNVLCNQMVNFLYMVQNEWAGPQTFASFDTYLAPYVKADHLHYEQVRQCMESFVYGVNARGIWGTEPPFSNLVIDWKVPSDLADLPAEAGGRKMPFRYRDCQKEMDMINRALLEVLLAGDSAGRRFHYPNVTYSVTGEFDWADSRNSQLLFELTARYGTPFFANYISSGRKKTEVRDQSGRRFLDPNRLQREAGSYFGSGENTGTIGKITVNLPRLAYQSADEQDFFQRLNHIMDLAAAALKTKRSVLMKFMQEDLYPCTGRYLGGFEGHFSAIGIMGMNEACLNASWIRKDLTQSRAQRFARSVLTHMRERLTRYQEKYGDLYSLEATQTEYLGIYLAGLDKEAYPNIVTSQTPEGKPYYTENSYLPENSFLDPEDELEIQDEFHVLYTSGTLFTARFRKEASDWKSVRNLVRRIAENFRMPYFRLLPADAAGDREYKPQAEQPKKAADFPLSHEKEHLNQLREKMEHPLETGVPSGEKEARAAHTLDEAPEAPAGEPQESPVPADAVDKEKDSERSGNPENQDGSEGYDGPAHQAGPESQAESAHMEEAAGYAESAHKGEPGSQEKPARQEEPARQEEPAGHDEPAQKEEPVSYAEPVYCEEPESHAEAAHQEEPADCAEPTRREAPKSCDGPEYYKNPERYGDPGKHKDTESWKDPENPGGAEPYRESETGETESQRKTGEEDSLPEAETGRPQAQTRSDVRQPEPEESGAGDSAAEKEPETSLQTRKDDRVEEAKKFMKDMKPAPRAAARTDGEGLPLEDGWYLFTLRNDPNCMVVRQLLGGRNYREIDTASNPKLRGAYQAFPVPVLLAVRGDRQVRRTGVEEIQNYLAETEDNGSGPDA; the protein is encoded by the coding sequence ATGTTTGAAGTGATCAAACGAAACGGCGAGACTGCGGCGTTCGAGCTGCAGAAAATATCAAAAGCACTGGAAAAGGCCTTTCAGGCAGCAGATAAGTCCTATACGCAGGAGATGATTCAGCTACTGACGCTGCGGGTGGCAGCGGATGTCCAGGACCGGGTCCAGGGAGACCGGATTGACGTGGAGATGATTCAGGACAGCGCCGAGCGGGTGCTGGCCAGCGCGGGATACAGCGATGTGGCAAAGATCTATATTCTGTACCGCAGACAGCGGGAAAAAATGCGCCAGATGAAATCCACCTTTCTGGATTACCGCAATATTGTCAATTCCTATGCCAGCGAAGAACATCCGGACCAGGAGCAGAAAGAGCGGAAGGAAACAGTAGGCAGCCTGATGGTCAGCAGTGCCGGCGCGGTGACGGCCAGATACTGGCTGACGGAAATCTATGCCGGAGAAGCAGCCAGAGCCCATCAGGACGGCAGCTTTTTTATTCACGATTTGTCCCGGCTGACACCAAGCACCGCGGGTTGGTCCCTGAAAAGCCTGATCCGGGAGGGGCTCGGAGGCATTCCGGACACGCCGGATTTCGGCCCGGCCAGACATCTGAACGTTTTGTGCAATCAGATGGTCAATTTCCTCTACATGGTGCAGAACGAGTGGGCCGGCCCCCAGACCTTTGCCTCTTTTGACACCTATCTGGCGCCGTATGTAAAAGCGGACCACCTGCACTACGAACAGGTGCGGCAGTGTATGGAGTCCTTTGTCTACGGAGTGAATGCCCGGGGAATCTGGGGAACGGAACCGCCCTTTTCCAATCTGGTCATCGACTGGAAAGTGCCGTCGGATCTGGCAGATCTGCCGGCAGAAGCCGGCGGGCGAAAGATGCCCTTCCGTTACCGGGACTGCCAGAAGGAGATGGATATGATCAACCGGGCGCTGCTGGAAGTACTGCTGGCGGGCGACAGCGCCGGCCGCCGGTTCCACTATCCGAATGTGACCTATTCCGTAACCGGGGAATTCGACTGGGCGGATTCCCGTAACAGCCAGCTTTTGTTTGAGCTGACCGCGCGGTACGGAACACCTTTTTTTGCCAACTATATCAGCAGCGGCAGAAAAAAGACGGAAGTCAGGGACCAGAGCGGCCGCCGGTTCCTGGATCCCAACAGGCTGCAGCGGGAAGCCGGCAGTTATTTCGGCTCCGGGGAGAATACCGGAACCATAGGAAAAATCACAGTAAATCTGCCCCGGCTGGCATATCAGTCCGCGGATGAACAGGATTTCTTTCAGCGCCTGAACCACATCATGGATCTGGCGGCAGCCGCTTTGAAAACAAAACGCAGTGTGCTGATGAAATTTATGCAGGAAGACCTGTATCCCTGCACCGGCAGGTATCTGGGCGGATTTGAAGGACATTTTTCCGCCATTGGAATCATGGGAATGAACGAAGCCTGCCTGAATGCCTCCTGGATCCGCAAGGATCTGACACAGTCCCGGGCCCAGCGGTTTGCCCGCAGTGTGCTGACCCATATGCGGGAACGGCTGACCAGATACCAGGAAAAATACGGGGATCTTTACAGTCTGGAGGCAACTCAGACAGAATATCTGGGCATTTACCTGGCAGGTCTGGACAAAGAAGCATATCCGAATATTGTGACTTCTCAGACACCGGAAGGCAAGCCCTATTATACGGAAAATTCCTACCTTCCGGAAAACAGTTTTCTGGATCCGGAGGATGAGCTGGAGATCCAGGACGAATTCCACGTGCTGTATACGTCCGGAACCCTGTTTACGGCCCGGTTTCGCAAGGAAGCATCGGACTGGAAGAGCGTAAGAAATCTGGTGCGCCGCATAGCGGAAAATTTCCGCATGCCCTATTTCCGCCTGCTGCCGGCGGACGCTGCGGGAGACCGGGAGTACAAGCCCCAGGCGGAACAGCCGAAAAAAGCAGCGGATTTTCCCCTTTCCCATGAGAAAGAGCATCTGAATCAGTTAAGGGAGAAGATGGAGCATCCTTTGGAAACAGGAGTGCCGTCCGGGGAGAAAGAAGCCCGGGCAGCTCATACATTGGATGAAGCGCCGGAGGCGCCGGCGGGAGAGCCGCAGGAATCTCCGGTACCGGCGGATGCTGTGGATAAGGAGAAAGATTCGGAGCGCTCCGGTAATCCGGAAAACCAGGACGGGTCTGAGGGATATGACGGCCCGGCACACCAGGCCGGACCGGAAAGCCAGGCCGAATCTGCACACATGGAAGAGGCGGCAGGTTATGCGGAATCGGCACATAAGGGAGAGCCGGGAAGCCAGGAAAAGCCGGCACGCCAGGAAGAGCCGGCACGCCAGGAAGAACCGGCAGGTCATGATGAACCGGCGCAGAAGGAAGAGCCGGTAAGCTATGCCGAGCCGGTGTACTGTGAAGAACCGGAAAGCCATGCTGAAGCGGCGCACCAGGAAGAGCCGGCAGACTGTGCCGAACCGACGCGCCGGGAAGCGCCGAAGAGCTGTGACGGCCCGGAGTACTATAAAAATCCGGAAAGATACGGAGATCCGGGGAAACACAAGGATACGGAGAGCTGGAAAGATCCGGAGAATCCTGGCGGCGCGGAACCGTACAGGGAATCGGAGACAGGCGAAACAGAGTCCCAGCGGAAAACGGGGGAAGAAGATTCTCTGCCGGAAGCGGAAACCGGACGCCCGCAGGCGCAGACCCGGTCTGATGTCCGGCAGCCGGAACCGGAAGAATCCGGGGCCGGGGATTCCGCCGCAGAAAAAGAGCCGGAGACATCCCTGCAGACGAGGAAGGATGACAGGGTAGAAGAAGCAAAGAAGTTCATGAAAGACATGAAGCCTGCGCCCCGGGCGGCAGCCAGAACCGATGGGGAAGGCCTTCCGCTGGAAGACGGCTGGTATCTGTTTACACTGCGGAATGATCCGAACTGCATGGTGGTACGGCAGCTGCTGGGCGGCCGGAACTACCGTGAAATTGACACAGCGTCCAATCCGAAACTTCGAGGCGCGTATCAGGCCTTTCCGGTCCCCGTTCTCCTTGCAGTCCGCGGGGACCGGCAGGTGCGCCGGACCGGAGTGGAAGAGATTCAGAACTACCTGGCGGAAACAGAGGACAACGGCAGCGGACCGGATGCCTGA
- a CDS encoding tetratricopeptide repeat protein: MKKYRMTALLTAGALLIAGTAGGCSFGTSSEMKEYRSRGIEQMQEGSYDSAAKTLQKALDAADGKTSDMSEDISYYLALAYYKSGNSDKAIAVYTDLMKNDKEDSYKPYYLRGCVYARENELTKAAEDFDRAVKRNPKDYELCISCYEAMRDAGETGRGETYLRKGLNIAGNSADDLCEKGYISYLLGDKKTARKQLAEAVEGDSVQAMLYQGVVYAADGDRTKAKDSFDEYASRNRKNGDNLQKLGAAALNSGLTEAAISYYQQAVDVLGDSSDSSKEARKDLIAAYEQKGDFEKAYKLMSKYASDYPEDKDAQNELTFLKTRISD, from the coding sequence ATGAAGAAATACAGGATGACGGCACTCCTGACTGCAGGCGCGCTTCTGATCGCGGGAACTGCCGGCGGATGTTCTTTCGGAACTTCTTCCGAAATGAAGGAATACCGCAGCCGGGGAATCGAGCAGATGCAGGAAGGCAGTTATGATTCCGCTGCCAAAACCCTGCAGAAGGCACTGGACGCGGCAGACGGAAAAACCAGCGACATGTCGGAAGACATCAGCTATTATCTGGCGCTGGCATACTATAAAAGCGGAAACAGCGACAAAGCGATTGCGGTATACACAGACCTGATGAAAAACGACAAAGAAGACAGTTACAAGCCATATTACCTGCGGGGCTGTGTGTATGCCAGAGAGAATGAACTCACAAAGGCAGCCGAAGATTTTGACCGGGCCGTTAAGCGAAACCCGAAAGACTACGAACTCTGCATCAGCTGCTACGAAGCGATGCGGGACGCGGGAGAAACCGGCCGCGGGGAGACCTACCTCAGGAAGGGGCTGAATATTGCGGGCAACAGCGCGGATGATCTGTGCGAAAAGGGATATATCAGCTATCTCCTTGGAGATAAGAAAACCGCCCGAAAACAGCTGGCGGAAGCCGTGGAAGGCGACAGTGTGCAGGCGATGCTGTACCAGGGCGTTGTGTACGCGGCAGACGGCGACCGTACGAAAGCAAAGGATTCCTTTGATGAATATGCTTCCCGCAACAGAAAAAACGGGGATAATCTGCAGAAACTGGGCGCAGCCGCGTTAAACAGCGGTCTGACGGAAGCAGCCATTTCCTATTATCAGCAGGCGGTGGATGTGCTGGGAGATTCTTCTGACAGCAGCAAAGAAGCCAGAAAAGATCTGATTGCCGCTTATGAGCAAAAAGGCGATTTTGAAAAGGCATACAAACTGATGAGCAAGTATGCGTCGGATTATCCGGAAGATAAGGATGCGCAGAACGAACTCACCTTCCTGAAGACCAGGATCAGCGACTGA